The proteins below are encoded in one region of Tursiops truncatus isolate mTurTru1 chromosome 12, mTurTru1.mat.Y, whole genome shotgun sequence:
- the EZR gene encoding ezrin produces MPKPINVRVTTMDAELEFAIQPNTTGKQLFDQVVKTIGLREVWYFGLQYVDNKGFPTWLKLDKKVSAQEVRKENPLQFKFRAKFYPEDVSEELIQDITQKLFFLQVKEGILSDEIYCPPETAVLLGSYAVQAKFGDYGKELHKSGYLGSERLIPQRVMDQHKLTRDQWEDRIQVWHAEHRGMLKDSAMLEYLKIAQDLEMYGINYFEIKNKKGTDLWLGVDALGLNIYEKDDKLTPKIGFPWSEIRNISFNDKKFVIKPIDKKAPDFVFYAPRLRINKRILQLCMGNHELYMRRRKPDTIEVQQMKAQAREEKQQKQLERQQLETEKKRREIVEREKEQMMREKEELMLRLQDYAEKTRKAEKELSDQIQRALKLEEERKRAQEEAERLEAERLAALHAKDELERQAADQIKSQEQLATELAEHTAKIALLEEARRRKEDEVEEWQLRAKEAQDDLVKTKEELHLVMTAPPPPPPPVYEPVNYHVQENPQEEGTEYTGYSAELSSEGILDDRNEEKRITEAEKNERVQRQLRTLTSELSQARDENKRTHNDIIHNENMRQGRDKYKTLRQIRQGNTKQRIDEFEAM; encoded by the exons ATCAACGTCCGAGTTACCACCATGGACGCGGAGCTGGAGTTCGCCATCCAGCCAAATACAACAGGAAAACAGCTTTTCGATCAG GTGGTTAAGACCATCGGCCTTCGGGAAGTGTGGTACTTTGGCCTCCAGTATGTAGATAATAAAGGATTTCCTACCTGGTTGAAACTTGATAAAAAA GTGTCCGCCCAGGAGGTCAGAAAGGAGAACCCTCTGCAGTTCAAGTTCCGGGCCAAGTTCTACCCCGAAGACGTGTCCGAGGAGCTCATCCAGGACATCACCCAGAAGCTTTTCTTCCTGCAAGTGAAGGAGGGGATTCTCAGCGATGAGATTTACTGCCCGCCCGAGACGGCGGTGCTCCTGGGCTCCTACGCTGTGCAGGCCAAGTTTGGGGACTACGGCAAGGAGCTGCACAAGTCCGGGTACCTTGGCTCTGAGCGGCTGATCCCCCAAAG AGTCATGGACCAGCACAAGCTCACCAGGGACCAGTGGGAGGACCGGATCCAGGTGTGGCACGCCGAGCACCGTGGGATGCTCAA AGACAGTGCTATGTTGGAGTATCTGAAGATTGCCCAGGACCTGGAAATGTATGGGATCAACTATTTtgagataaaaaataagaaaggaacagACCTTTGGCTTGGAGTTGATGCCCTTGGACTAAATATTTATGAGAAAGATGATAA gtTGACCCCAAAGATTGGCTTCCCATGGAGCGAAATCAGGAACATCTCTTTCAATGACAAAAAGTTTGTCATTAAGCCCATCGACAAGAAGGCTCCC GACTTCGTGTTCTATGCCCCCCGCCTGCGAATTAACAAGCGGATCCTGCAGCTGTGCATGGGGAACCACGAGCTGTACATGCGCCGCAGGAAGCCCGACACCATTGAGGTGCAGCAGATGAAGGCCCAGGCCCgggaggagaagcagcagaagcagctGGAGCG GCAGCAGTTGGAAAccgagaagaaaaggagagaaatcgtggagagagagaaagagcagatgATGCGTGAGAAGGAAGAGCTGATGCTCAGGCTCCAGGACTACGCGGAGAAGACCAGGAAGGCGGAGAAAG AGCTCTCGGACCAGATCCAGCGAGCCCTGaagctggaggaggagaggaagcggGCGCAGGAGGAGGCCGAGCGCCTGGAGGCGGAGCGCCTGGCCGCGCTGCACGCCAAGGACGAGCTGGAGAGGCAGGCGGCGGATCAGATCAAGAGCCAGGAGCAGCTG GCCACTGAACTCGCCGAGCACACCGCCAAGATCGCCCTCCTGGAGGAGGCGCGGCGGCGCAAGGAGGACGAGGTGGAGGAGTGGCAGCTCCGG GCCAAAGAAGCCCAGGATGACCTGGTAAAGACCAAGGAGGAGCTGCACCTGGTGATGACCGCGCCCCCGCCACCTCCGCCCCCAGTGTACGAGCCCGTTAACTACCATGTCCAGGAGAACCCGCAGGAGGAGGGCACGGAGTACACAGGCTACAGCGCCGAGCTGTCCAGTGAGGGCATCCTGGACGACCGCAACGAGGAGAAGCGCATTACCGAGGCCGAGAAGAACGAGCGCGTGCAGCGGCAGCTGAGG ACTCTGACCAGCGAGCTGTCCCAGGCCAGAGATGAGAACAAGCGGACCCACAATGACATCATCCACAACGAGAACATGAGGCAAGGCCGGGACAAGTACAAGACGCTGCGTCAGATCCGCCAGGGCAACACCAAGCAGCGCATCGACGAGTTTGAGGCCATGTGA